One window of the Actinomycetota bacterium genome contains the following:
- a CDS encoding DegV family protein — protein MAVVTDSQTCIPAQLAAELGVTVLPYSLQLDDRVYRDGIDITPKEFYELLPTLSQPATTSAIPPGAFMESYTDLAQEHDAILVITIASTMSATYANARLAADSFTEVPVEVIDSGTAAMAQGLVVLEVADAASRGSPLRDCRELALALSQKAELFAYISTFEYLKKSGRVNAVTAFAGEALSIKPVFRFKDGSAMLVSRKRSPAAAQRLISAHAAACGRERGPLRVAVFHANDRDNAERLSSLIAAKVALRGEMLLTEFTPVMGCHTGPGVVGVAFL, from the coding sequence GTGGCCGTAGTAACGGACAGCCAGACCTGCATACCGGCGCAACTTGCGGCGGAGCTGGGCGTCACCGTCCTCCCTTACTCCCTTCAGCTGGATGACCGGGTATACCGGGACGGCATCGACATCACTCCGAAGGAGTTCTACGAGCTGCTCCCCACCCTTTCGCAACCCGCCACCACCTCCGCCATCCCGCCGGGCGCATTCATGGAATCGTATACCGACCTCGCGCAGGAGCACGACGCCATCCTCGTCATCACCATCGCGAGCACCATGAGCGCCACCTACGCCAATGCCCGCCTTGCCGCTGATTCCTTCACGGAGGTCCCCGTGGAGGTGATCGATTCCGGCACCGCGGCCATGGCCCAGGGCCTGGTGGTGCTGGAGGTGGCGGATGCCGCCTCCCGCGGTTCTCCACTTCGCGATTGCCGGGAGCTGGCCCTTGCCCTATCGCAGAAGGCGGAGCTCTTCGCCTACATATCCACCTTCGAATACCTGAAGAAGAGCGGCAGGGTGAACGCGGTCACCGCCTTCGCCGGGGAAGCCCTTTCCATAAAGCCCGTGTTCCGCTTCAAGGACGGGAGCGCGATGCTCGTCTCCAGGAAACGGTCTCCCGCCGCCGCGCAGCGCCTCATCTCCGCCCATGCGGCCGCCTGCGGGCGGGAGAGGGGTCCCCTGCGAGTGGCCGTATTTCACGCCAACGACAGGGATAACGCTGAGAGACTGTCCTCGCTCATCGCCGCAAAGGTGGCCCTGAGAGGCGAGATGTTGCTCACCGAGTTCACGCCGGTGATGGGTTGTCATACAGGGCCCGGCGTGGTCGGCGTCGCCTTTCTTTAG
- a CDS encoding long-chain fatty acid--CoA ligase encodes MNGDNGKRWGRMNVGEWPVRWAARYPDEPAIRYGDLTLTKAEFNRRINRLSHAFQEMGVKKGTRFAALMANSHVFLEVLMALSKLGGIMVPLNFRLAVPELEYILGDSEPIGLIYSPEFAEAAQALKGKVAGMSHFVRELEGGEESDPLYEDLIAGKPEEEPVPDAEVTLDDVQFIMYTSGTTGKPKGAAILHGNTQWNAINSINMYAFDSGDVSIACAPLFHIGGLAVSAFPSLYVGATVVVQRFYNPVETLQLIEKERVTFMFGIPVMFLLMTQVPEFETTDYSSVRFFIAGGAPCPRSLIETWLKHGITFNQGYGMTETATAITALRTEDALRKLGSCGKPVFHTDIRVVDAEGNDLPRGEMGEVWVKGPNVIREYWRLPEATAESITDGWLHTGDMGYIDDEGYLYLVDRKKDMYISGGENVYPAEVEDVLMSFEKIADAGVIGIPDEKWGEVGMAVVVPKPGVELSEEEVIQFCRGKLAKYKIPKKVVFAESLPRTATGKILKKELKSQFGA; translated from the coding sequence ATGAACGGTGATAACGGTAAGCGTTGGGGGAGGATGAACGTCGGCGAGTGGCCGGTACGCTGGGCGGCGCGTTACCCGGACGAGCCCGCCATCAGGTACGGCGACCTCACCCTCACCAAGGCGGAGTTCAACCGCAGGATAAACCGCCTGTCCCACGCCTTCCAGGAAATGGGAGTGAAGAAGGGGACCCGCTTCGCGGCCCTCATGGCAAACAGCCACGTTTTCCTGGAGGTGCTCATGGCCCTCAGCAAGCTGGGAGGGATCATGGTCCCCCTCAATTTCCGCCTCGCCGTCCCGGAGCTGGAATACATCCTCGGGGATTCCGAGCCCATAGGGTTGATCTACTCTCCCGAGTTCGCGGAAGCGGCTCAGGCGCTCAAGGGCAAGGTGGCCGGGATGTCGCACTTCGTGCGCGAGCTGGAGGGAGGGGAAGAATCCGATCCCCTCTACGAGGACCTCATCGCGGGGAAGCCGGAGGAGGAACCGGTTCCCGACGCGGAGGTCACGCTGGACGACGTGCAGTTCATAATGTACACCTCGGGCACCACGGGGAAGCCCAAGGGAGCGGCCATCCTCCACGGCAACACGCAGTGGAACGCCATCAACTCCATCAACATGTACGCCTTCGATTCCGGCGACGTGAGCATCGCCTGCGCTCCCCTCTTCCACATCGGCGGGCTGGCCGTATCCGCCTTCCCCTCCCTCTACGTGGGGGCCACCGTGGTCGTCCAACGCTTTTACAACCCGGTGGAGACCCTCCAACTCATCGAGAAGGAGAGGGTGACCTTCATGTTCGGCATCCCCGTGATGTTCCTGCTCATGACCCAGGTGCCGGAGTTCGAGACAACCGATTATTCCAGCGTGCGCTTCTTCATAGCCGGGGGAGCCCCCTGCCCCCGTTCCCTCATAGAGACCTGGCTCAAGCACGGCATAACCTTCAACCAGGGATACGGGATGACGGAGACGGCGACGGCCATCACCGCCCTGCGCACCGAGGATGCCCTGCGCAAGCTGGGGTCCTGCGGCAAGCCCGTCTTCCACACCGACATCCGCGTGGTGGACGCGGAGGGCAATGACCTCCCCCGCGGGGAGATGGGCGAGGTATGGGTCAAGGGGCCCAACGTCATCCGCGAATACTGGAGGTTGCCGGAGGCCACCGCGGAGTCCATAACCGACGGCTGGCTGCACACCGGGGACATGGGTTACATCGACGACGAGGGTTACCTCTACCTCGTCGACCGCAAGAAGGACATGTACATAAGCGGCGGTGAGAACGTCTATCCCGCCGAGGTGGAGGACGTCCTCATGTCCTTTGAGAAGATAGCCGACGCCGGGGTCATCGGCATCCCCGACGAGAAATGGGGTGAAGTGGGGATGGCGGTGGTGGTCCCCAAACCCGGCGTTGAACTGAGCGAGGAGGAGGTCATCCAGTTCTGCAGGGGGAAACTTGCCAAGTACAAGATCCCCAAGAAGGTGGTATTCGCTGAATCCCTTCCCCGCACCGCCACCGGGAAGATCCTGAAGAAGGAGCTCAAGTCGCAGTTCGGGGCCTGA
- a CDS encoding arsenate reductase ArsC yields the protein MRERRFMPKILFVCSENAARSQMAEAFFNHVATTWSAESAGTAPGKGVNPLAVEAMSEMGLDISHAQPKPLDLDRLDEFARIISFGCIVKSVFPARERLEEWPLPDPGKGDLETMRTVRDEIRRRVGELVRELEGRTDTS from the coding sequence ATGAGGGAACGGCGCTTTATGCCCAAGATACTATTCGTATGCAGCGAAAACGCGGCGCGCAGCCAGATGGCGGAGGCCTTTTTCAACCACGTGGCCACGACATGGAGTGCGGAGAGCGCCGGCACCGCTCCCGGCAAGGGGGTCAATCCGCTGGCCGTTGAGGCCATGTCGGAGATGGGCCTGGACATCTCGCACGCGCAACCCAAGCCCCTCGACCTCGACCGCCTGGACGAGTTCGCGCGCATCATATCCTTCGGATGCATCGTCAAGAGCGTCTTCCCCGCCCGCGAACGCCTGGAGGAATGGCCCCTCCCCGACCCGGGCAAGGGAGACCTGGAGACCATGCGCACGGTCAGGGACGAGATTCGCAGGAGGGTGGGGGAACTCGTGCGAGAGCTGGAGGGGAGAACGGATACATCATAG
- a CDS encoding DUF2207 domain-containing protein, translating into MMKGSATAAMRAGVPRRVLLALIVITLAVCAFPAAATAQPSYSYQAFHSRFTVNSDGTLLVRHLVTYNFTDPSGWVGITVPSSYGYVEEGRLLDANGEPLPQGTWESERGEEYFTLWFHCADAEPVTTVVYEYTVIGALKVSGDSVELSWTGTPTGRTSPIEESSLTVELPAPVDPAVFRFEVKTERYAGKVEKRLVGDRQAVAELHSLGSEADYEFRCSWPVSIMDLAGRGFLQPGEEVPAEGMKEWEFERFDVDITVEPDASFTVRETQVINFRGDFSFLNRDLSDAGASFEEGRTYGKVRIRDIAVYDLHGDPYDEGLWSVEKLSSGKRVHIDFQASDETMGWVIEYRMTGALIFAPDHARLYWDAVSSDRPVNIKSSRITVSLPPGTDMSAVRTKYYFDLISPPSRHESGREGDLLWWSVEDVDPYSTFTIDVAFPREAVRVPWQYGRACGAAAISASGAFIALVLALMLLLWWRKGRDIGRRGMRVVRYDPPQGLTPAMTDMLVRESTRVPAITATIVDLARRGFLALREEERRGVIRRRVFGFRRLQADTSSLLPYERKLLDSLFIAGDDVTEDDLANAFHIHVKPILDGVRKEVLKNGLFDRDPARIRAAYLAGGFVMCAISAAFLLLLPRWFDLGWFSVAAAAPLPAGILVAAVGWFMPRRTRKGSEAYEHAMGFKEYLVTAEREELESMTPENFERNLPYAMVLGVSEAWLSKFRDIYRTPPSWYEGGGTALGFAAFASSLRSMEGSLGRTLTSTPGSSGSSGSGGGFGGGFSGGGFGGGGSSAG; encoded by the coding sequence ATGATGAAAGGTTCTGCCACGGCTGCGATGCGCGCGGGTGTTCCGCGTCGCGTTCTCCTCGCCCTGATCGTCATAACCCTCGCCGTGTGCGCGTTTCCCGCGGCCGCCACGGCGCAGCCTTCCTATTCCTACCAGGCCTTTCACTCGCGCTTCACCGTGAACTCCGACGGCACCTTGCTGGTCCGCCACCTCGTCACCTACAACTTCACGGACCCCTCGGGCTGGGTGGGCATCACCGTGCCCTCCAGTTACGGGTACGTGGAGGAAGGCAGGCTCCTGGACGCGAACGGGGAACCGTTGCCGCAAGGTACCTGGGAGAGCGAGCGCGGGGAAGAGTACTTCACCCTCTGGTTCCACTGCGCGGACGCCGAGCCCGTCACCACCGTCGTCTACGAGTACACCGTGATCGGGGCCCTGAAGGTCTCGGGGGACAGCGTGGAGCTGAGCTGGACGGGAACTCCCACCGGTCGTACCTCGCCCATAGAGGAGAGCTCGCTCACCGTGGAGCTCCCCGCACCCGTCGACCCCGCCGTCTTTCGTTTCGAGGTGAAAACGGAAAGGTACGCCGGGAAGGTGGAGAAGCGCCTGGTGGGGGACAGGCAGGCCGTCGCCGAGCTGCACTCGCTGGGAAGCGAGGCCGACTACGAGTTCCGCTGTTCGTGGCCGGTTTCCATCATGGACCTCGCGGGAAGGGGCTTCCTGCAGCCGGGCGAGGAGGTCCCGGCGGAAGGCATGAAGGAATGGGAGTTCGAGCGCTTCGACGTGGACATCACCGTCGAACCCGACGCCTCCTTCACCGTGCGCGAGACCCAGGTGATCAACTTCCGGGGCGACTTCTCCTTCCTCAACCGGGACCTGAGCGACGCCGGCGCCAGCTTCGAGGAGGGGAGGACCTACGGAAAGGTGCGCATCCGCGACATAGCCGTCTACGACCTGCATGGCGATCCCTATGACGAGGGCCTGTGGTCCGTGGAAAAGCTTTCCAGCGGAAAGCGGGTGCACATAGACTTCCAGGCGAGCGACGAGACGATGGGCTGGGTCATCGAGTACCGCATGACGGGCGCCCTCATCTTCGCCCCGGACCACGCGCGCCTCTACTGGGACGCCGTCTCCTCCGACCGCCCCGTGAACATCAAGTCCTCGCGCATCACCGTCTCCCTCCCCCCGGGCACCGACATGTCGGCGGTGCGCACGAAATACTACTTCGACCTCATCTCGCCCCCCTCCCGCCACGAGAGCGGGCGCGAGGGGGACCTGCTCTGGTGGTCCGTCGAGGACGTCGACCCCTACAGCACCTTCACCATCGACGTGGCCTTTCCCCGCGAGGCGGTGAGGGTGCCCTGGCAGTACGGCCGCGCCTGCGGGGCCGCCGCCATATCCGCCTCGGGCGCCTTCATCGCCCTCGTCCTCGCCCTCATGCTCCTGCTCTGGTGGCGCAAGGGCCGCGACATCGGCCGCCGCGGCATGCGCGTGGTGCGCTACGACCCGCCGCAGGGTCTCACGCCGGCCATGACGGACATGCTGGTGCGCGAGAGCACGCGCGTCCCCGCCATCACCGCCACCATCGTCGACCTCGCGCGCCGCGGCTTCCTCGCCCTGCGCGAGGAGGAGAGGCGCGGGGTGATAAGGCGCAGGGTGTTCGGCTTCCGCCGCCTCCAGGCCGACACCTCCTCCCTGCTGCCCTACGAGCGCAAGCTGCTGGATTCCCTCTTCATCGCCGGCGACGACGTCACCGAGGACGACCTGGCGAACGCGTTCCATATCCACGTCAAGCCCATCCTCGACGGGGTGCGCAAGGAAGTCCTCAAGAACGGGCTCTTCGACAGGGACCCGGCCAGGATACGCGCCGCTTACCTGGCCGGGGGCTTCGTCATGTGCGCCATCTCCGCCGCCTTCCTGTTGCTGCTACCCCGCTGGTTCGACCTGGGATGGTTCAGCGTCGCGGCGGCGGCCCCGCTGCCGGCGGGCATCCTGGTCGCCGCCGTGGGATGGTTCATGCCCCGCCGCACGCGCAAGGGTTCCGAGGCCTACGAGCATGCCATGGGGTTCAAGGAATACCTGGTCACGGCGGAAAGGGAGGAGCTCGAGAGCATGACCCCCGAAAACTTCGAGCGCAACCTTCCCTACGCCATGGTGCTGGGCGTCAGCGAGGCGTGGTTGAGCAAGTTCCGCGACATATACAGGACGCCCCCCTCATGGTACGAGGGCGGGGGAACGGCGCTCGGCTTCGCAGCGTTCGCATCCTCCCTGCGCTCCATGGAGGGCAGCCTTGGGCGCACCCTGACCTCCACCCCTGGGTCGTCCGGGTCTTCCGGCTCGGGGGGAGGCTTCGGCGGCGGTTTCTCCGGGGGCGGCTTCGGGGGAGGCGGTTCCTCGGCAGGCTGA
- a CDS encoding MBL fold metallo-hydrolase has translation MREVKIWVLSDNTAAPPVFLAEHGLSLLLEVEGRRYLLDCGQGEVATINAARMGLDLRGVEAIVLSHGHYDHTAGLPRMLQATGPCRVICHPSAFHAKYYQLGDVRRYIGMPWRRDFLAASGASFEENEGVAELAEGVWVTGAIPRRTDFEPGDPNLKREVDGVLEVDPFLDDQAMVVDTGEGLVVVLGCAHAGAMNTCLYARELTGVERILAVVGGSHLAFLGREQLLRTIDELRKMDPARLAFSHCTGQTAARELAAAFGERFVFNQTGTCLVINESLLA, from the coding sequence ATGCGCGAGGTGAAGATCTGGGTTCTCAGCGACAACACCGCGGCGCCGCCGGTTTTCCTGGCGGAACACGGGCTGTCGCTGCTCCTGGAGGTGGAGGGCAGGAGGTACCTGCTGGACTGCGGGCAGGGCGAGGTGGCCACGATCAACGCGGCGCGCATGGGCCTCGATCTGCGTGGCGTGGAGGCCATCGTCCTCTCCCACGGGCATTATGACCACACGGCGGGGCTGCCGCGCATGCTGCAGGCCACGGGTCCCTGCAGGGTGATCTGCCACCCTTCAGCATTTCATGCCAAGTATTACCAGTTGGGGGACGTGAGGCGTTACATCGGCATGCCGTGGCGCAGGGATTTCCTCGCCGCATCCGGAGCGTCCTTCGAGGAGAACGAGGGAGTGGCGGAGCTGGCCGAGGGGGTCTGGGTCACGGGCGCCATCCCTCGCCGCACGGACTTCGAGCCGGGCGATCCCAACCTGAAGCGCGAGGTTGACGGGGTTCTCGAGGTGGACCCCTTCCTGGACGACCAGGCGATGGTGGTGGACACCGGGGAGGGCCTGGTGGTGGTGCTGGGGTGTGCCCACGCGGGGGCCATGAACACGTGCCTTTACGCGCGAGAGCTCACCGGGGTGGAGCGCATACTGGCCGTGGTGGGCGGGTCGCACCTGGCCTTCCTGGGAAGGGAGCAGCTGTTGCGGACCATCGATGAACTGCGGAAAATGGACCCGGCCAGGCTGGCCTTCTCCCACTGCACCGGGCAGACGGCGGCGCGCGAGCTGGCCGCGGCCTTCGGGGAGCGTTTCGTCTTCAACCAGACCGGCACGTGCCTTGTCATCAACGAATCCTTGCTCGCCTGA
- a CDS encoding glucose 1-dehydrogenase, with amino-acid sequence MELYKERFSLQDKVAIITGGSRGIGKAIAEGFAEMGARVVLASRKAEALEEVRKSIEERGGEAYVIPTHMGDMEGIERLVQGALEKYGTIDILVNNAATNPVFCGTAEIEEAAWNKIMDVNVKGVFFLTQKVGKVMCEKGAGSVINISSEAGFCPTPMLGVYSVSKAAVNMLTKVFAQEWGSRGVRVNAIAPGLVRTHFSQALWGNEAILNAALTSIPLGRIAEPEEMVGLAIYLASDASSYVTGQIFLVDGGRDVAP; translated from the coding sequence ATGGAGTTGTACAAGGAGAGATTCTCCCTGCAGGACAAGGTGGCCATAATCACCGGCGGCAGCCGGGGGATAGGGAAGGCCATAGCGGAGGGCTTCGCCGAGATGGGCGCCAGGGTGGTGCTCGCCAGCCGCAAGGCGGAGGCCCTGGAGGAAGTGAGAAAGTCCATAGAGGAGAGGGGAGGAGAGGCCTACGTCATACCCACCCACATGGGCGACATGGAGGGCATAGAGAGGCTGGTGCAGGGGGCCTTGGAAAAATATGGCACGATAGACATCCTGGTCAACAACGCCGCCACCAACCCCGTCTTCTGCGGCACGGCGGAGATAGAGGAGGCCGCCTGGAACAAGATCATGGACGTGAACGTGAAGGGGGTCTTCTTCCTCACCCAGAAGGTGGGGAAGGTGATGTGCGAGAAGGGGGCGGGATCGGTCATCAACATATCGTCGGAAGCCGGGTTCTGCCCGACGCCCATGCTGGGCGTCTATTCCGTATCCAAGGCGGCGGTCAACATGCTCACCAAGGTCTTCGCGCAGGAATGGGGCTCGCGCGGGGTAAGGGTGAACGCCATAGCGCCCGGCCTGGTGCGCACGCATTTCAGCCAGGCGCTGTGGGGCAACGAGGCCATCCTGAACGCGGCCCTCACCTCCATACCGCTGGGGAGGATTGCGGAGCCGGAGGAGATGGTGGGGTTGGCCATCTACCTCGCGTCGGACGCCTCGTCGTACGTCACGGGCCAGATCTTCCTCGTGGACGGCGGCAGGGACGTTGCCCCGTGA
- a CDS encoding FAD-dependent oxidoreductase has product MTTGAGLWDPVRLGGIKLRNRAVMPAMGTAYGSREGEVTPRLLAYLGRRAEGGVGLVISEVLAVHPTGRAFPYELGIYDDSFLTGLARLASTVKEAGAAVAAQLHHAGRETFPQVIGCQPVAPSPLASRATGQVPRELSREEIAELLGCYAAAAVRAREAGFDAVEVHGAHGYLVNQFISPYSNRREDEYGGDDEGRFRFAREVVREIKLAAGRDFPVIFRFSSCEDVRGGYDLDYILPLLPLLEAEGVDAFHVSRGVYDSPGNPTSPGMHFPAGINVANAARVKEEAGVPVIVVGKLHDPRMADEVIREGKADLVAFGRQHLADPHFLAKAAEGRFRDIRFCISCNQGCIERLSFELKPVTCSINPDCGNEWRGEERPARRGPFLVLGAGPAGLQAALTMGEAGAEVLVVEKEPEPGGQLRAASRPPHKESLASWVEWACGRLAALGVEMRTRCADWRRVLEERGWKGVVGACGSRPLIPQVPGCELDINAEAREVLLGDREVGERVVIVGAGPVGMETAHLLLEKGHIVTVVEEAESPPLSPLTSHGYFLHRLLRKKGRLILGARVCEVGPRGVAVMQRGEKGELPADSVVWAAGAVPEREPLEAAAGLGLRVLEAGDAVAPRRILEAVHEGNEAARELLFGVEGSGE; this is encoded by the coding sequence TTGACGACCGGCGCAGGCCTCTGGGATCCCGTGCGCCTGGGGGGGATCAAGTTGCGCAACCGTGCGGTGATGCCCGCCATGGGCACCGCGTACGGCTCGCGCGAGGGCGAGGTCACGCCACGGCTGCTGGCCTACCTGGGGAGGCGCGCGGAAGGGGGCGTGGGCCTGGTGATAAGCGAGGTCCTGGCGGTACACCCCACGGGCAGGGCCTTCCCGTACGAGCTGGGCATATACGACGACTCCTTCCTTACCGGCCTGGCGCGCCTGGCGTCGACGGTGAAGGAGGCGGGCGCGGCGGTCGCGGCACAGCTCCACCACGCGGGGCGGGAGACCTTCCCCCAGGTCATCGGGTGCCAGCCCGTCGCCCCCTCGCCGCTTGCGAGCAGGGCCACTGGCCAGGTGCCGCGCGAGCTCTCGCGCGAGGAGATAGCGGAACTCCTGGGATGCTACGCCGCGGCCGCCGTGAGGGCGCGCGAGGCCGGCTTCGACGCCGTCGAGGTGCACGGCGCCCACGGTTACCTCGTAAACCAGTTCATCTCCCCCTACTCCAACCGGAGGGAGGATGAATACGGCGGGGACGACGAGGGGCGCTTCCGCTTCGCGCGCGAGGTCGTCAGGGAGATAAAGCTCGCCGCGGGGAGGGATTTCCCGGTGATCTTCCGCTTCTCTTCCTGCGAGGACGTGAGGGGAGGGTACGATCTTGATTACATCCTCCCCCTGCTCCCCCTGCTGGAGGCGGAGGGGGTGGATGCATTTCACGTATCGCGTGGGGTGTACGATTCACCCGGCAACCCGACCTCTCCCGGCATGCACTTCCCCGCCGGGATCAACGTGGCGAACGCCGCCAGGGTGAAGGAGGAGGCGGGCGTGCCCGTCATAGTGGTGGGCAAGCTGCACGACCCGCGCATGGCGGACGAGGTGATAAGGGAAGGAAAGGCGGACCTGGTCGCCTTCGGACGGCAGCACCTCGCCGACCCGCATTTCCTCGCCAAGGCGGCGGAGGGGAGGTTCCGGGACATTCGCTTCTGCATATCGTGCAACCAGGGGTGCATAGAACGCCTTTCCTTTGAGCTCAAGCCGGTGACGTGTTCCATCAATCCCGATTGCGGCAACGAGTGGCGGGGGGAGGAGCGGCCGGCCCGCCGTGGTCCCTTCCTCGTGCTCGGGGCGGGCCCCGCGGGACTGCAGGCGGCGCTGACCATGGGAGAAGCCGGCGCGGAGGTCCTGGTGGTGGAGAAGGAGCCCGAACCGGGAGGCCAGTTGAGGGCGGCTTCCCGTCCCCCGCACAAGGAGAGCCTGGCATCCTGGGTGGAATGGGCGTGCGGCCGCCTCGCGGCGCTGGGGGTGGAGATGCGCACACGCTGCGCCGACTGGCGGCGCGTCCTGGAGGAGAGGGGCTGGAAGGGAGTGGTGGGAGCCTGCGGTTCCCGCCCCCTTATACCGCAGGTGCCCGGCTGCGAGCTGGATATCAATGCGGAGGCACGGGAGGTCCTCCTGGGGGACCGCGAGGTGGGCGAGAGGGTGGTGATCGTGGGGGCCGGCCCGGTGGGCATGGAGACGGCGCATCTCCTGCTGGAAAAAGGGCATATCGTCACCGTCGTGGAGGAGGCGGAAAGCCCTCCCCTCTCTCCCTTGACCTCGCACGGTTATTTCCTGCACCGCTTGTTGAGGAAGAAGGGCAGGCTCATCCTGGGGGCGCGCGTGTGCGAGGTCGGGCCTCGAGGCGTGGCGGTAATGCAGAGGGGCGAAAAGGGGGAGCTGCCGGCGGACAGCGTGGTATGGGCGGCGGGGGCGGTACCCGAGAGGGAGCCCCTGGAGGCGGCGGCGGGCCTGGGTCTGCGCGTGCTGGAAGCCGGGGACGCGGTTGCGCCGCGCCGCATCCTGGAGGCAGTGCACGAGGGAAACGAGGCCGCCCGCGAGCTCCTCTTCGGGGTTGAAGGGTCGGGTGAGTGA
- a CDS encoding O-acetyl-ADP-ribose deacetylase, with protein MDGRVIITKGDITAFDVDAIVNAANKTLLGGGGVDGAIHRAAGPQLLEECRTLGGCETGEAKITRGYRLPARHVIHTVGPVWHGGKSGEDDLLASCYRNSLSLAVENGLATVAFPSISTGAYGFPIRRAAPIALRTVKEVLEANPSLRVVYFVCFSDGDLEVYLEAARDLFGQE; from the coding sequence ATGGACGGCAGGGTGATCATCACCAAGGGAGACATAACCGCCTTCGACGTGGACGCCATCGTGAACGCGGCCAACAAGACCCTGCTGGGAGGAGGAGGCGTGGACGGGGCCATACACCGGGCGGCCGGACCCCAGCTGCTGGAGGAATGCCGCACCCTGGGCGGCTGCGAGACGGGGGAGGCCAAGATCACCCGCGGATACCGGCTTCCCGCGCGCCACGTCATCCACACCGTGGGGCCGGTCTGGCACGGGGGGAAGAGCGGCGAGGACGACCTCCTGGCCTCCTGCTACCGCAACAGCCTCTCGCTTGCGGTGGAGAACGGCCTCGCCACGGTGGCCTTCCCGTCCATCTCCACCGGGGCCTACGGATTCCCCATCAGGCGTGCGGCTCCCATTGCCCTGCGCACGGTCAAGGAGGTCCTGGAGGCGAACCCGTCCCTGCGCGTGGTCTATTTCGTCTGCTTCAGCGACGGCGACCTGGAGGTATACCTGGAAGCGGCGAGGGACCTCTTCGGGCAGGAGTAG
- a CDS encoding enoyl-CoA hydratase/isomerase family protein — MEEVIFRREGAVEVITLNRPEVLNAFTLGMLQAMARRFEELEQDDTARAVVITGAGRAFCAGADLAGGGSRSDGHTPAGMRLSAGIYARLVRNMVEMEKPVVGAINGDAAGAGCSFALACDLLVASEEARFIQVFVRRGLVADAGGTFFLPRLVGLARAKEMMFFGEPVDAHRAYELGLVNRVVPPQRLMEEAMELARRLAAGPTRAIGMMKRMLNRSFENDLGTCMDLEATYQGIAVSTEDVMEGVTSFLQKREPRFKGK; from the coding sequence ATGGAGGAGGTGATCTTCCGGCGCGAGGGCGCGGTGGAGGTAATAACCCTCAACCGCCCCGAGGTACTCAACGCCTTCACCCTGGGCATGCTGCAGGCCATGGCGCGCAGGTTCGAGGAGCTGGAACAGGACGACACGGCGAGGGCGGTGGTGATCACCGGCGCGGGCAGGGCGTTCTGCGCCGGGGCCGACCTGGCGGGAGGAGGCTCGCGCAGCGACGGACATACCCCCGCCGGCATGCGCCTTTCCGCCGGAATATACGCGCGACTGGTGAGGAACATGGTGGAGATGGAGAAGCCGGTGGTGGGAGCCATCAACGGAGACGCGGCGGGAGCGGGATGCAGCTTCGCGCTGGCCTGCGACCTGCTCGTGGCGTCCGAAGAGGCCCGCTTCATACAGGTGTTCGTGCGCCGTGGGCTGGTGGCCGACGCCGGGGGAACCTTTTTCCTGCCCCGCCTGGTGGGGCTGGCGAGGGCCAAGGAGATGATGTTCTTCGGCGAGCCGGTGGACGCCCACCGGGCTTACGAGCTGGGCCTCGTGAACAGGGTGGTGCCGCCGCAGCGTCTCATGGAGGAGGCCATGGAGCTGGCGAGGCGCCTGGCCGCGGGGCCCACGCGGGCCATAGGCATGATGAAACGCATGCTCAACCGCTCCTTCGAGAACGACCTGGGCACATGCATGGACCTCGAGGCCACCTACCAGGGGATAGCGGTGAGCACCGAGGACGTCATGGAGGGGGTCACCTCCTTCCTCCAGAAGAGGGAACCGCGCTTCAAGGGAAAGTAG